A genomic region of Halobacillus amylolyticus contains the following coding sequences:
- a CDS encoding YwmB family TATA-box binding protein: protein MIMKKLYCLMIPVLIFISFFFISSELTSAAKTIEILEITEKAEEADIEIASWSMAIKESIVAFDSIESVRNRVKEIKSREQGYEWSEEQFKGNHYKMVGVKGKGTNVDQQISIIYYPMKGNYKLSVTYNIDGEKWGIDIWEQVYNLYKSKIDKHKVFYTVEGYVEGQNNRIKKEAQNLIRSMSGKAVEGIYEENFVSISAYSTKWDVKVPLGDKQAMNMQVAYRDRGAHTEVTIGSPIIITEY, encoded by the coding sequence ATGATCATGAAAAAATTATATTGTCTAATGATACCCGTACTAATATTTATTTCCTTCTTTTTTATATCCAGTGAATTAACTAGTGCAGCAAAGACAATTGAAATATTGGAGATTACTGAAAAAGCTGAAGAAGCAGATATAGAAATAGCTTCGTGGTCCATGGCCATAAAGGAATCAATCGTAGCATTTGATAGTATAGAAAGTGTTCGAAATAGGGTGAAAGAAATAAAGTCCCGTGAACAAGGCTATGAATGGTCCGAGGAACAATTTAAAGGAAACCATTATAAAATGGTTGGTGTCAAAGGTAAGGGAACTAATGTAGATCAACAAATATCGATCATCTATTACCCTATGAAAGGAAATTACAAATTAAGTGTTACTTATAATATCGATGGGGAAAAATGGGGCATTGATATTTGGGAGCAAGTCTATAATCTTTATAAATCAAAAATAGATAAACATAAGGTATTTTATACAGTAGAGGGTTATGTAGAAGGTCAAAACAACAGGATAAAAAAAGAAGCTCAAAACCTTATACGGTCTATGTCTGGAAAGGCTGTCGAAGGTATATATGAGGAGAATTTTGTTTCTATTTCCGCCTATTCCACCAAGTGGGATGTTAAAGTTCCGTTAGGAGATAAACAAGCCATGAATATGCAAGTTGCTTATCGAGACAGGGGTGCACACACAGAGGTAACAATTGGTTCCCCTATTATAATTACAGAGTATTGA
- a CDS encoding heavy metal translocating P-type ATPase gives MADSLQMAEPKTNFRVQGFTUADCAAQFEQNVKDLPGVQDAKVNFGASKIAVYGEASLEEVEKAGAFEGYKIYHENEQVDSEKVPFWKNKAMIRIALAGVLVLVGWLLSLNMEEENVVSVLLYASAMAIGGVGLFVKGLRNLVRFRFDMNTLMTVAIIGAAVIGEWSEGAIVVLLFAISEALEAYSMDKARNSIRELMDIAPKEALIRRGSEEMTVSVDDIQIEDIMIVKPGQKLAMDGLVVKGTSTINQAAITGESIPVSKSKDDEVFAGTLNEEGLLEVRVTKRVEDTTIAKIIHMVEEAQAERAPSQAFVDRFAKYYTPAVIIAAFLIAIIPPLLFNGEWSEWIYTGLAVLVVGCPCALVISTPVSIVTAIGNSARNGVLIKGGVYLEEAGALSAIAFDKTGTLTKGIPEVTDIVYLEEENNNLLGIAAAIEKGSQHPLAAAIVQRAESEQLDITSWPIDDFHSLTGKGVQAKVKDSTYYVGSPKLFNELLLSGLNNEVSSQIETLQKQGKTVMGLGTNENILLLIAVADPVRESSQEIIQKLHQLGIKETIMLTGDNENTAQAIGKQLGISKVKAELLPEDKLNAIKDLKEQHKVAMIGDGVNDAPALATADLGIAMGGAGTDTALETADIALMADDLDKLPFTVKLSRKALQIIKQNISFSLIVKAVALLLIIPGWLTLWIAILADMGATLLVTLNGLRLLKTKE, from the coding sequence ATGGCTGACAGTTTACAAATGGCAGAACCAAAAACGAATTTCCGTGTTCAGGGTTTTACCTGAGCAGATTGCGCTGCTCAGTTTGAGCAGAATGTCAAAGATTTGCCGGGCGTACAAGATGCCAAAGTGAATTTTGGTGCTTCCAAAATCGCTGTTTACGGAGAGGCCTCCTTAGAAGAGGTCGAAAAAGCAGGAGCCTTTGAGGGATACAAAATTTATCATGAAAATGAACAAGTCGATAGCGAGAAGGTTCCGTTTTGGAAAAATAAAGCTATGATTAGAATTGCCTTAGCAGGTGTGTTGGTATTAGTGGGATGGTTGCTAAGTCTTAATATGGAAGAAGAAAATGTGGTATCCGTTCTCTTATATGCTTCTGCTATGGCAATCGGAGGAGTTGGGTTATTTGTCAAAGGGCTTCGTAATTTAGTCCGTTTCCGGTTTGATATGAACACTTTGATGACCGTAGCCATCATTGGTGCCGCCGTGATTGGGGAATGGAGTGAAGGTGCGATTGTCGTCTTGTTGTTCGCGATCAGTGAAGCACTTGAGGCTTACTCCATGGATAAAGCTCGTAACTCCATACGTGAACTGATGGACATCGCACCAAAAGAAGCTCTCATTCGCCGTGGGAGTGAAGAAATGACGGTATCTGTCGATGATATTCAAATTGAAGACATTATGATCGTCAAACCCGGGCAAAAGTTGGCCATGGATGGCTTGGTTGTCAAAGGAACTTCAACCATCAATCAGGCAGCCATCACCGGGGAATCGATTCCGGTATCCAAGTCAAAGGATGATGAAGTCTTTGCCGGTACCTTAAACGAAGAAGGATTGTTGGAAGTCCGTGTCACGAAACGGGTGGAAGACACGACCATTGCTAAAATCATTCATATGGTTGAAGAAGCCCAAGCTGAACGTGCGCCTTCTCAAGCCTTTGTCGATCGTTTTGCCAAGTATTATACGCCCGCGGTCATTATTGCTGCCTTTTTAATTGCCATTATCCCTCCTCTTCTCTTTAATGGGGAATGGAGCGAATGGATTTATACCGGGCTTGCGGTTTTAGTTGTCGGTTGTCCTTGTGCCTTGGTGATTTCAACTCCCGTATCAATCGTCACTGCGATTGGGAATTCTGCCCGAAATGGTGTGCTCATTAAAGGCGGTGTGTATCTTGAAGAAGCCGGTGCACTATCTGCGATTGCCTTTGACAAAACGGGCACGTTGACCAAAGGGATTCCGGAAGTAACCGATATCGTTTATTTAGAAGAAGAAAACAATAATCTATTGGGCATTGCGGCCGCCATTGAAAAGGGCTCACAACACCCATTAGCCGCAGCTATCGTTCAAAGAGCTGAAAGTGAGCAATTAGATATAACGTCTTGGCCGATCGATGATTTTCACTCTTTGACCGGGAAAGGTGTGCAAGCTAAAGTCAAGGACTCAACTTACTATGTCGGCAGTCCAAAACTCTTTAATGAATTGTTGTTGTCGGGACTTAATAACGAGGTATCATCTCAAATTGAAACGTTACAAAAACAAGGTAAAACCGTAATGGGGCTTGGAACTAACGAGAATATTCTCTTACTCATTGCTGTAGCTGATCCGGTTCGGGAAAGCAGTCAGGAAATTATTCAGAAACTGCATCAACTCGGGATCAAAGAAACCATCATGCTTACCGGGGATAACGAAAACACAGCTCAGGCGATTGGAAAACAACTTGGCATAAGCAAGGTAAAAGCAGAGCTGCTTCCTGAAGATAAGTTGAATGCGATTAAGGACTTAAAGGAACAGCATAAGGTGGCCATGATTGGTGATGGCGTTAATGATGCGCCCGCACTGGCTACAGCCGACTTAGGTATTGCCATGGGAGGGGCTGGAACCGATACGGCTCTCGAGACAGCAGATATTGCTCTTATGGCTGATGACCTGGATAAACTACCGTTTACCGTCAAGTTAAGCCGAAAGGCACTGCAAATCATCAAACAAAACATTAGTTTCTCACTAATTGTAAAGGCTGTGGCCTTATTGCTAATCATTCCGGGATGGTTAACTTTATGGATTGCAATTCTGGCAGATATGGGAGCGACACTTTTAGTCACCTTGAATGGGTTAAGGCTCCTTAAAACAAAGGAATAA
- a CDS encoding ArsR/SmtB family transcription factor, whose translation MSSSDRCEIFCFDEKKVNRVQSQLDEVDFESTVTIFKALGDPTRIKIAFALTQEEELCVCDVANIIGSSLATASHHLRLLRNLGIAGYRKEGKLVFYSLKNKHLGSLIPTVLEHQQEEVVSNG comes from the coding sequence ATGAGTTCTAGTGATCGCTGCGAAATATTTTGCTTTGATGAGAAAAAGGTTAATCGAGTGCAAAGCCAATTGGATGAAGTAGATTTTGAATCCACAGTGACGATATTTAAAGCTCTTGGTGACCCAACGAGAATCAAAATTGCCTTTGCTCTGACACAAGAGGAAGAGTTATGTGTGTGTGACGTTGCCAACATTATAGGTTCTTCTCTGGCTACGGCCTCTCACCATCTTCGTCTACTGCGAAATCTAGGTATTGCAGGTTACCGAAAAGAAGGGAAGTTGGTTTTTTACTCGTTAAAAAATAAACATCTTGGATCTCTAATTCCGACCGTTTTAGAGCATCAACAGGAAGAAGTGGTTTCAAATGGCTGA
- a CDS encoding cation diffusion facilitator family transporter codes for MGSLSAKNGAWISTFAYLLVSLIKIIVAWQVNSVALMADGFNNFTDIITSVALIIGLRIAKKDQDENHPYGHLRAENIASLVAAFVIAAIGIQILTDTVRTIINQDFVEPDPLAIWVGLGSGLFMILIYFLNKTIASNENSQGLRSIAKDNLSDSIVSFGTVIGIAGAQFGMSWLDPVTGTIIGLIILWAAWGIFKETALILTDGIDPEKIRQYKESISDVQEIVKVNDVKARVSGNKVIIEVAVTLQSDSTIKEMSHVSEKIKELMQKQHNSLMTFVEIKPSVK; via the coding sequence ATGGGGTCATTAAGTGCTAAAAATGGAGCGTGGATTAGTACTTTTGCCTATTTACTTGTGTCGCTCATAAAAATCATTGTTGCTTGGCAGGTTAATTCCGTGGCATTAATGGCCGATGGTTTTAATAATTTCACAGATATTATTACGTCGGTTGCCTTAATTATTGGACTTAGGATTGCAAAAAAAGACCAAGATGAGAACCACCCATACGGCCATCTAAGAGCAGAAAACATTGCCTCGTTGGTTGCTGCCTTTGTTATTGCTGCAATAGGAATACAAATTTTAACTGATACCGTTCGTACAATTATAAATCAAGATTTCGTTGAACCAGACCCTCTTGCAATATGGGTTGGACTCGGGAGTGGGCTGTTCATGATTTTGATCTATTTTTTGAATAAAACAATTGCTTCAAATGAAAACAGTCAGGGGTTACGTTCCATCGCAAAAGATAATTTGTCCGATTCCATTGTAAGTTTTGGGACAGTGATTGGTATTGCAGGAGCCCAGTTTGGGATGTCATGGCTTGATCCTGTTACTGGTACTATAATTGGTTTAATCATCTTATGGGCAGCATGGGGAATCTTTAAAGAAACTGCCTTAATTTTAACTGATGGGATCGATCCAGAAAAGATACGCCAATACAAAGAATCGATATCAGATGTTCAAGAAATAGTGAAGGTCAATGATGTGAAAGCGAGAGTCTCAGGAAATAAGGTTATTATAGAAGTTGCTGTTACTCTTCAATCAGATTCAACCATAAAGGAAATGTCTCATGTAAGCGAAAAAATTAAAGAATTAATGCAAAAGCAACATAACAGCCTCATGACATTTGTTGAGATAAAACCTTCAGTTAAATAA
- a CDS encoding recombinase family protein has translation MENRKYGYIRVSSKDQSEERQVAAMKEQEINKRDIFMDKVSGKDFQREQYQLLKRILRPGDVLYIHSLDRFGRNKEEIVQEWNAITKELQADIVVLDMPLLDTTQYKDSMGTFIADLVLQILSWMAQEERDRIRKRQREGIDAALKQGKELGRPKAQITDTFREAYMEWKEGKITATRAMQQAEVKKTTFYKLVKQMEETQT, from the coding sequence ATGGAGAATCGGAAGTATGGATACATACGAGTGAGCAGCAAAGATCAAAGTGAGGAACGTCAGGTCGCTGCAATGAAAGAGCAAGAGATCAATAAGCGTGATATATTTATGGATAAAGTAAGTGGTAAGGATTTTCAAAGGGAACAGTACCAGCTCTTAAAACGAATCCTTCGCCCGGGAGATGTGCTGTACATTCATTCCCTCGATCGCTTCGGTCGGAATAAAGAGGAGATTGTGCAGGAGTGGAATGCCATTACAAAGGAACTTCAGGCCGACATTGTAGTATTGGACATGCCATTACTCGATACCACCCAATATAAGGACAGCATGGGGACCTTTATAGCCGATCTCGTTTTGCAAATCCTATCTTGGATGGCTCAAGAAGAAAGGGATCGCATTCGGAAACGGCAACGTGAGGGCATTGATGCCGCATTAAAACAAGGGAAAGAACTTGGAAGACCGAAAGCACAGATAACAGATACTTTTCGAGAAGCCTATATGGAATGGAAAGAAGGGAAAATTACAGCCACCCGAGCTATGCAGCAAGCTGAGGTTAAGAAAACGACCTTTTATAAGCTTGTTAAGCAAATGGAAGAGACTCAAACATAA
- a CDS encoding HU family DNA-binding protein: MNKTDLVNKVAEESELSKENAGKAVDSILESITEALSREDRVQLMGFGNFEVKERSARKGRNPQTGEEIEIAASKVPGFKPGKSLKEAVK, from the coding sequence ATGAATAAAACAGATTTAGTTAATAAAGTTGCTGAGGAATCCGAGCTATCAAAGGAGAATGCAGGTAAAGCCGTTGATTCCATTTTGGAATCTATTACAGAAGCACTTTCAAGGGAAGATCGTGTTCAATTAATGGGTTTTGGTAACTTTGAAGTAAAAGAAAGATCTGCACGTAAAGGTCGTAACCCGCAAACAGGTGAGGAAATAGAAATAGCAGCAAGTAAGGTACCTGGATTCAAGCCAGGAAAGAGCCTTAAAGAAGCAGTAAAGTAA